Proteins found in one Mytilus edulis chromosome 2, xbMytEdul2.2, whole genome shotgun sequence genomic segment:
- the LOC139511682 gene encoding secretin receptor-like: MMTGNTNFTAPRITERMKTLFKQRMRLHIEKQTCEAKIINYTTPQTGSFCDMVWDNIMCWDATPAGTTAKMKCPHYVEGFSNTEFATKTCTENGTWYVSPHTNDTWTDYTRCPPVNLSLMEEHLPRIKLMYNIGYGLSLGSLLVAVFLMCFCRRLYSKSNTLHINLFFAFILRASMSCIRDILFVDGFGLAKDVKRGSNGGITFIQEGSHWECKLIYCLLLYGVTVTCTWIFTEALYLHMLVYKTLFTERHGVKLYMIIGWFTPLLFVIPWIIVRIELEDVYCWNWTGNTDYQWIITGPVLLINGINFIFFVDLVRVLYKRVHTNKRVTGSRKIRKLSKFIVVLIPLFGVLYIVFSFLYNPKLNEERDVVVMYAEMFYNSFQGLLLAIVFCFLNEEIHVEIRKCWYKYALSRTDSTMYTRTAMLSTWRHTGSQSSRGHSNIDNTQSDICLNDNVGGRNYRNGVKKPKSKMVPNVRIRFQSSDVRNSRSSSNSSPTQDRESRYLKLEEAYITRT, translated from the exons GCACCTAGAATTACTGAAAGAATGAAAACACTATTTAAACAGCGGATGAGGTTACATATAGAAAAACAGACATGTGAGGCCAAAATAATCAACTATACTACACCACAAACAG GTTCATTTTGTGATATGGTATGGGATAACATCATGTGTTGGGATGCAACGCCAGCTGGAACTACTGCAAAAATGAAATGTCCACATTATGTAGAAGGTTTTAGTAACACAG AGTTTGCAACGAAAACATGCACGGAAAATGGTACCTGGTATGTTAGTCCTCACACAAATGATACATGGACAGATTACACAAGGTGCCCTCCTGTAAACCTTTCTCTCATGGAA GAACATCTTCCTAGGATAAAACTGATGTATAATATTGGATATGGTTTATCCCTTGGTTCACTTCTTGTTGCTGTTTTTCTTATGTGCTTTTGTAG ACGGCTTTATTCTAAAAGCAACACACTACATATCAACTTATTCTTTGCCTTCATTCTACGTGCTTCCATGTCCTGTATCCGTGATATTCTATTTGTTGATGGATTTGGGTTAGCCAAAGATGTCAAACGAGGATCAAATGGAGGAATCACATTTATACAAGAGGGTTCA CACTGGGAGTGTAAATTAATCTACTGTTTACTATTATACGGTGTAACAGTAACATGCACATGGATTTTTACGGAGGCCTTATATTTACATATGTTGGTATACAAGACACTATTCACGGAGAGGCATGGTGTAAAGCTGTATATGATCATTGGTTGGT TTACCCCACTGTTATTTGTTATACCATGGATTATTGTAAGAATAGAACTTGAAGACGTATA ttGCTGGAATTGGACTGGTAATACAGATTATCAGTGGATCATCACTGGGCCTGTTCTTCTTATCAATGGG ATAAACTTTATTTTCTTCGTTGATTTAGTACGAGTTCTGTATAAAAGAGTACATACAAATAAGCGGGTAACTGGCAGTAGAAAGATTAG GAAACTGTCAAAGTTCATAGTTGTTCTGATACCGTTGTTTGGAGTCctgtatattgtattttcatttCTGTATAATCCAAAGTTAAACGAAGAAAGAGATGTAGTAGTTATGTATGCTGAGATGTTTTATAATTCTTTTCAG ggTCTTCTGTTGGCGATTGTATTTTGCTTCCTGAATGAGGAG attCATGTAGAGATCCGAAAATGCTGGTACAAATATGCCTTAAGTCGAACAGACAGCACTATGTACACTCGTACAGCCATGCTATCCACATGGCGTCACACCGGGTCACAGAGTTCTAGAGGACACTCAAATATCGATAATACACAGTCAGATATCTGTCTTAATGACAATGTTGGAGGAAGGAATTACAGAAATGGTGTCAAAAAGCCTAAATCTAAAATGGTGCCTAATGTCAGAATTCGATTTCAGTCTTCAGACGTAAGAAATTCACGAAGTTCCAGTAATTCGTCCCCAACACAGGACCGAGAGAGTCGTTACCTGAAGTTAGAAGAGGCTTATATTACGCGTACTTGA